The genomic region gtcttcaccattctgagtgtattcacctgactctttttggagcgagggaatacttatctgagggtcctttgagagaactttatggagccttgccatttctgaagtcccttctatctcttcacaatgccttctccacgattctctttttgcccttctcagttccttattgtagtcagtcagagctttgcgataatcgccccactcgcctgaccttttggcgaaattaaattttcgtctaacctctgtcctttgatttgcaagttttcgatatattgaaaaaaaaatcgattttcattttgttcaaattcaaagggctgtaacttttttatgagcacatttgtactaaggtaagttaggttcaatcgaactatttttgaccccagaatgtgtggtataatttatgacaaatcttttcgggacaccctgtataacaatctGAATACCTTTAACCATAactagtacattctttcacggtttttgctgtaaattttaaagaaccgcttggattgacatgaaatttggcatacgcatagttaacatgtcaaagaaaaacagTGATAtggtaccgatgtgtgcttttgccctgggggtgagtttcgccccacctcgggggtaaaaaaatatatgtccaagataagtcccgaaatggataaactgactaattttaagcaacttttggtctatagagtttttccaccaaatcaatacttttcgagttatttgcaagtgaatatggtttttcaacaaaataaccacgtttttagacggtttttcgcaaataactcaaaacgtaagcattttgtcaaaaaaaatattcttagcaaaactatagcctaccAAAAAGTGAAACAatcggtgtatatattaggtctctatacctagcaaaagcagagttatagctaatgaaaaatagattaatattcgaaaaattttaaatagttaataaaaaaaataattcaatgtgaaatatccaaataatgaagcaatCTTGGGGAacacacattacaactttttttaagtgtttgaaaaaagctttatttctgtttttataaaaaaaagtctagcatcaaatgtaagcaagttacgctcaaaataaagttggccccttttgttttggcaaaaaaaatcaggaagatcaccccccaattagcaacttaaatgaaattaatcattaccgcttcacaagttactttacttatgttgtgtttatatgatctgtaagtttcatcgattcaaagtgtttatttttgaaaaaatttggttttaaagtaaaatttttttaaaaaattaattttgaaaaaaatttttatttcaaaataacttaaaaattgttagagataccaaaaatcttaacctataaaaaagtcagctttacttttctgaatattttgtatttttctgtttttctgtaagacaaaaattggttaagattcggtgtttctaaaaatgcatacactcgtgataagtgactcgttcaagcccttttaactacagctgcttcaaaaataaggactttgaaccgacgaaacttacagatcatatgatcaatacgtaCGCGAGTAAAAatcttgtgaagtggtaacaattaagttcatttgaaatgctaattacgggtgattttcctgatttcttaccaaaaaaaacgggacaaagtttattttgagcgtaacttgtttactttttatgctaaaaattttttttaaaaaacaaaaataagcatttatttaaacactttaaaaaagttaaaatgagttttccccaaaaaagtacttcgttttttggttatggcacgttaaaatattcgacttggaatttgacgaatatgaacctatttttcattatacaCTCCTATAccctctgagcttcgctggtatcgctcctggcggattactaattcaactttcaccggtaatttttaaatttattatttaattgttatcgcttaatatttacaacgcaaaaaagtaattaaattttaatcgatttttttaaggttttgttaatcattttgacgttctattgataaaatatgaatttcttacttcggatactttcacaattatcgtgtagatggcgctaaagattaatagattaatttataattacgttttacggaacattaaaaaaacttaaattcattatttaaaacgtaagtatatttaaggtaaaaatatataccacagctttgacaaactaatattttttataattaatgtttttaattttaattttaaattaatcactttgacatttatgtcaaatttccggtaaacgtttacagacttgccactactggcgctcgcgaatttgtaaatatcccctctacgtacgagctcacagcgtatagtgacctaatatatacaccatgttttttacttttttacgtgctatatttttgataagaatttttttctcgaccaaatacttactttttgagttatttgcgaagaaccgtctgaaaacgtggttattttgtagaaaaattaacatattcactcgcaaataactcgaaaagtattattttggtgaaaaagctttatagaacaaaagttgcttagaattagtcattttatccatttccggacttatttcgaacatatatttttcacccccaaaagggggtggaaatatatgtttgaaactgttgtacggagttgagtcgtggactctcacagacgccacctggaAGAAAATTAAatcttttgagatgtggctttatcgtcgaatcctgaagatatcttataccgaccacattactaatgagggtgttttgctgagaatgcaaaaagaaaaagagctgttaattaaaataaaaacagccaaaatcaaatacctcggtcatatcatgaggaacagtgaaagatatggactcctgcaactggtcttacagggaaaagtagagggaaaacgaggaccaggaaggcggaggatttcgtggctgaaaaatctacgtacgtggttcaacacaaccactacaaatcttttcagagcagcagtgtgcaaagtacagattgccatgatggtcgccaacatccgaaacggataggcactacaagaagaagaagaagaaaagggggtgaaaatcacccctagggcaaaagcacacatcggtacaatatcacttttttctttgacttgttagctatgtgtatgccaaatttcatgtcaatccaagaggttctttaaaatttagaggttttgcaatatttcacctttaaagaacgtactaaacgTTCAGAACAGCAGTTTATACCAATTTGTAATATGTTCACAATATAACTTCTTGGATACAAACGGGCATATTTTAGAAAAGGATAATAAATTTAACTCgctgggatgttggatcgatagcagcctaattCCTGATCTAGAAATAGGATCGAGAATAGAATAGTCGACTACCTTTATCAAAATGGACAACTGGTCGATTCTTCTTTATGCAGTGGAGACGTTGACTCTTAAAACAGCAAATGTAAATAATTTCGAGTATGAGAATCCTCAAAATTCCATGGACATCGCATAACTCAAAgaaagaagtgctgcatagaacaGGCAGGGAATGAGAACTTTTCAGCACAGTGacagttagaaaaacatcatacctaggcgaTATACTGATAAATgataaaatgataaaaagtaccaatatgctcaactaatactgaaaggaaagatcgaggaaaacagaggactaggaaggaaaagactatcgtggctaagaaactTCAGACAGTTGACAGGTCTAAATTTTTAACAGCTAACAAGAActgctgaagacagagaagacttTGCAATTGTAGTAACCAACCTCCATTGAAGAGAGGACACTGTAAGAAGAAGAAGTGATACAAAGCTATTTCACTACTTTGTGGTGCAATCTAGGTAGCGTTTTAGGATAGCAACAGGTAGCTAGAAACCGAACAGAATGGCGACGAATCTTGGAGGAGGCCAGGATCCACAAAGGATTGTTGAGTCAATGATGATGATTAATGATGAATCGCAAAAAAGTAAGCATATGAACGTAGATGCTGATACGGTccttcatatatttttcaatgttttatCTAAGAGGATATATATCAATGTTTTCTAACTACATTTAAAATGCAATATTTctcaatattattttatttcttcgTTATGTACAAATTATGTTACAAATTTATATGGTTTATAAATAAGCAGGAGCAGACAAGTAAGGGGCAGCGACCCTGTAGCCCGCCAGCAAAGGGGCAGCTGGAGCTGCTACATAAGGTGCTGCTGCTACAAGGGGAGCTGCTGCAACCGGAGCGGCTGCTACAAGAGGAGCTGCTGGAGCGACTAAAGCGTTGTACTGCCGAGCGAAAACTTGAGAACTTTGAGCAGTGACGACTGCTGGAGCTACAGCTGGGGCTACTGCTAGAGGAGCTGCAATGAGGCTTGGGTCGGGTTTGGCAGCTGGGCTAGCCAGAACAGCGGAGGCAAGAGCTAAGATAACAACCtgtatcaaaataaaatgtattAGTCATGAAACGTGCT from Diabrotica virgifera virgifera chromosome 3, PGI_DIABVI_V3a harbors:
- the LOC114327873 gene encoding cuticle protein 38-like, with the protein product MFQYVVILALASAVLASPAAKPDPSLIAAPLAVAPAVAPAVVTAQSSQVFARQYNALVAPAAPLVAAAPVAAAPLVAAAPYVAAPAAPLLAGYRVAAPYLSAPAYL